A genomic region of Saccopteryx bilineata isolate mSacBil1 chromosome 1, mSacBil1_pri_phased_curated, whole genome shotgun sequence contains the following coding sequences:
- the MED21 gene encoding mediator of RNA polymerase II transcription subunit 21 isoform X2 has product MADRLTQLQDAVNSLADQFCNAIGVLQQCGPPASFSNIQTAVNKDQPANPTEEYAQLFAALIARTAKDIDVLIDSLPSEESTAALQAASLYKLEEENHEAATCLEDVVYRGDMLLEKIQSALADIAQSQLKTRSSTHSQSLPDS; this is encoded by the exons ATGGCGGATCGGCTCACGCAGCTGCAGGACGCCGTGAACTCG CTTGCAGACCAGTTTTGTAATGCCATTGGCGTGTTGCAGCAATGCGGTCCTCCTGCCTCTTTTAGTAACATTCAGACAGCAGTTAACAAAGACCAGCCGGCTAATCCTACAGAAG AATATGCCCAGCTTTTTGCAGCTCTGATTGCACgcacagcaaaagacattgaTGTTTTGATAGATTCCTTGCCAAGTGAAGAATCTACAGCTGCTTTACAG GCTGCGAGCTTGTATAAGCTAGAAGAAGAAAACCACGAAGCTGCTACATGTCTGGAGGATGTTGTTTATCGAGGGGACATGCTTCTGGAGAAGATACAAAGTGCACTTGCTGATATTGCGCAGTCACAGCTGAAGACAAGAAGTAGCACCCATAGCCAGTCTCTTCCAGACTCATAG
- the MED21 gene encoding mediator of RNA polymerase II transcription subunit 21 isoform X1 — protein MLYPLRHHRSGSTIFNKLADQFCNAIGVLQQCGPPASFSNIQTAVNKDQPANPTEEYAQLFAALIARTAKDIDVLIDSLPSEESTAALQAASLYKLEEENHEAATCLEDVVYRGDMLLEKIQSALADIAQSQLKTRSSTHSQSLPDS, from the exons atgctgtatccactgcgccaccacaggtcaggcagcaccatctttaacaaa CTTGCAGACCAGTTTTGTAATGCCATTGGCGTGTTGCAGCAATGCGGTCCTCCTGCCTCTTTTAGTAACATTCAGACAGCAGTTAACAAAGACCAGCCGGCTAATCCTACAGAAG AATATGCCCAGCTTTTTGCAGCTCTGATTGCACgcacagcaaaagacattgaTGTTTTGATAGATTCCTTGCCAAGTGAAGAATCTACAGCTGCTTTACAG GCTGCGAGCTTGTATAAGCTAGAAGAAGAAAACCACGAAGCTGCTACATGTCTGGAGGATGTTGTTTATCGAGGGGACATGCTTCTGGAGAAGATACAAAGTGCACTTGCTGATATTGCGCAGTCACAGCTGAAGACAAGAAGTAGCACCCATAGCCAGTCTCTTCCAGACTCATAG